Proteins encoded by one window of Ulvibacter sp. MAR_2010_11:
- a CDS encoding nitrate/nitrite transporter — MQNPTIARQPLYVILLLILAGEAVFILPFVLARVFRPTFLDVFELTNLELGTCFSVYGIVAFISYLLGGTLADKFKPKILIAVALFLTALGGLVISTYPSYFVLKIVYGYWGFTTIFLFWAAMIKATRVWGGTKSQGLAFGFLDGGRGLVAAAFGSLGVFVFSLLITSEIADAAFSERKEAFRYVILISSAIICTVGVLILLFLKTDASEEIIVQKKTWAETFSNFKVVIKIPSVWLLMIIILCAYVGYKMTDVFSLYAKEVMLYDEIESAKVGTYLLYIRPVIGITIGFLADKTKTSLMMILGFLVMLFGALIFASGVIEPSMSLFFLLSLLITATGVYAFRTLYFAAMQEGHIPLAVTGTAVGIISLIGYTPDIFMGPAMGYLLDNSPGELGHQHVFLMLAAFSGLGLITAFRFYWLDKSIYRTKKKV, encoded by the coding sequence ATGCAAAATCCAACCATTGCCAGACAGCCTTTGTATGTTATCCTGTTACTTATTCTGGCAGGAGAAGCTGTATTTATACTTCCCTTTGTATTGGCAAGAGTATTCCGACCCACATTTTTAGATGTTTTTGAACTCACCAACCTGGAATTGGGAACCTGCTTCTCGGTATACGGAATCGTTGCATTTATTTCCTATTTGCTCGGCGGCACCTTGGCCGATAAATTCAAACCCAAGATTCTTATTGCCGTTGCGCTGTTCTTAACTGCTTTAGGAGGATTGGTAATTTCAACCTATCCGTCCTATTTCGTCTTAAAGATTGTGTATGGCTATTGGGGCTTTACCACTATATTTCTGTTCTGGGCTGCCATGATAAAAGCTACCCGGGTTTGGGGTGGTACCAAGAGCCAAGGGCTTGCCTTCGGATTTTTAGATGGCGGTCGAGGCTTGGTGGCCGCAGCTTTCGGATCGCTGGGAGTTTTTGTTTTTTCATTATTAATCACTTCCGAAATTGCCGACGCGGCCTTTTCAGAACGCAAAGAAGCCTTCCGTTATGTGATACTAATTTCTTCAGCCATCATTTGCACGGTGGGAGTTTTAATTCTGCTGTTTCTGAAAACCGATGCTTCGGAAGAAATAATAGTCCAAAAAAAGACCTGGGCCGAAACCTTCTCAAATTTCAAAGTAGTTATAAAAATTCCTTCGGTTTGGTTACTTATGATCATAATATTGTGTGCCTATGTTGGTTATAAAATGACCGATGTCTTTTCACTATATGCCAAAGAAGTAATGTTGTACGACGAAATCGAGTCGGCAAAAGTAGGAACCTATCTCTTGTATATTCGACCTGTGATTGGCATCACCATCGGATTTCTGGCCGATAAGACAAAAACCTCTTTGATGATGATTCTTGGGTTTTTGGTCATGCTCTTTGGCGCCTTGATCTTTGCTTCAGGGGTAATCGAACCTTCCATGAGTCTGTTCTTTCTATTGTCGTTACTAATCACGGCAACCGGGGTGTATGCTTTCAGAACCTTATATTTTGCGGCCATGCAGGAAGGTCATATTCCGCTGGCTGTCACAGGAACGGCTGTAGGCATAATTTCCCTAATTGGCTATACACCCGATATTTTTATGGGACCCGCCATGGGATACCTACTGGACAATTCGCCGGGCGAATTGGGACACCAGCATGTTTTCTTGATGTTAGCCGCATTTTCTGGATTGGGGCTAATTACGGCTTTTAGGTTTTATTGGTTGGATAAAAGTATTTATCGCACAAAAAAAAAGGTCTGA